A part of Miscanthus floridulus cultivar M001 chromosome 6, ASM1932011v1, whole genome shotgun sequence genomic DNA contains:
- the LOC136461682 gene encoding rhamnogalacturonan I rhamnosyltransferase 1-like: MVAVGGGRRRRAWRWAMRAVASAVVWTAVVQVASIAGLFRPRVVADCGGGGKGGGAAAAGLAALAGEDSAAARLSPPALVPKRIYKSNGYLLVTCNGGLNQMRAGICDMVTIARHLNLTLVVPELDKRSFWADPSDFGDIFYVDHFINSLRDELMIVKELPLKLQLRTKKRLYSMPPVSWSNETYYLKRILPLARKHKVIHFEKSDARLANNGLPIQLQMLRCRVNFEALRFTPQIEALGRKLISTLQRSGQFVVLHLRYEMDMLSFSGCTHGCSSKETEELTRMRYAYPWWKEKEIDSEVKRLQGLCPLTPEEITLVLKALGFTKDTLIYIASGEIYGGERRLAVLKDAYPKLARKEKILSPDELRPFHNHSTQMAALDYMVSLASDIFIPSYDGNMARVVEGHRRYMGFRKTIVLDRKNLVELLDLFQGGALSWDEFSDAVKEAHKSRMGQPTERKVIPGQPKEEDYFYANPQECLGSNGGLRDIS, from the exons ATGGTGGCCGTCGGCGGGGGGCGGCGGAGGCGGGCGTGGCGGTGGGCCATGCGGGCGGTGGCTAGCGCCGTCGTGTGGACCGCGGTCGTGCAGGTCGCCTCCATCGCCGGGCTGTTCCGCCCGCGGGTCGTTGCcgactgcggcggcggcgggaaaggcggcggcgccgccgcggcCGGGCTCGCCGCGCTTGCCGGCGAGGACAGCGCCGCCGCGAGGCTGTCGCCGCCGGCGCTCGTGCCCAAGA GAATTTACAAAAGCAATGGCTACCTACTGGTGACATGCAATGGCGGACTCAATCAAATGCGTGCCGGG ATATGTGATATGGTGACTATAGCACGCCATCTGAATCTAACACTTGTGGTCCCTGAACTGGATAAAAGGTCGTTTTGGGCTGACCCAAG TGATTTTGGAGATATTTTTTACGTGGACCACTTCATTAATTCCTTGAGAGATGAGCTGATGATAGTTAAAGAGCTGCCTTTAAAACTCCAGTTAAGAACTAAGAAGAGACTATACTCGATGCCTCCTGTCAGTTGGTCGAATGAAACATACTACCTAAAGCGG ATATTACCTCTTGCAAGGAAGCACAAAGTAATCCATTTTGAGAAATCAGACGCTCGCCTCGCAAACAATGGCCTTCCTATTCAGCTCCAGATGCTGCGTTGCCGTGTAAACTTTGAGGCTTTGAGATTCACCCCACAGATCGAAGCCCTTGGCAGAAAGCTTATCTCCACTCTCCAAAGAAGTGGACAATTTGTTGTGCTTCACTTGCGCTATGAGATGGACATGCTCTCCTTTTCAGGCTGCACACATGGCTGCTCTAGTAAAGAAACTGAGGAGCTCACTAGAATGAG ATATGCTTATccatggtggaaagaaaaagagATCGATTCTGAAGTGAAGAGGCTTCAGGGACTTTGCCCCCTCACACCAGAGGAAATTACTCTAGTGCTTAAAGCTCTAGGGTTCACAAAGGATACGCTGATATACATTGCTTCTGGTGAAATCTATGGTGGTGAAAGGCGCTTGGCGGTGCTCAAGGATGCGTACCCTAAACTA GCAAGGAAGGAGAAAATTTTATCTCCTGATGAATTGCGACCATTCCATAACCATTCAACCCAGATGGCAGCACTGGATTACATGGTTTCTCTAGCAAGCGATATTTTCATTCCCAGCTATGATGGAAATATGGCAAGGGTTGTTGAAGGTCACCGCAG GTATATGGGTTTTCGCAAGACCATTGTTTTGGACAGAAAGAACCTTGTTGAGCTCTTGGACCTTTTCCAAGGAGGTGCTCTATCTTGGGACGAATTCTCAGATGCAGTGAAGGAGGCACACAAGAGCCGCATGGGGCAACCCACAGAAAGAAAGGTCATCCCTGGCCAGCCTAAGGAAGAGGACTATTTCTATGCTAATCCTCAAGAATGCCTTGGCTCCAACGGGGGACTAAGAGACATTTCCTGA